A window of Ictidomys tridecemlineatus isolate mIctTri1 chromosome 1, mIctTri1.hap1, whole genome shotgun sequence contains these coding sequences:
- the Cxcl12 gene encoding stromal cell-derived factor 1 isoform X1 — protein sequence MDTKVVVVLALVLAALCLSDGKPVSLSYRCPCRFFESHVARVNVRHLKILNTPNCSLQIVARLKSNNRQVCIDPKLKWIQEYLEKALNKGRREEKVGKKEKIGKKKRQKKRKAAQKRKN from the exons ATGGACACCAAGGTCGTCGTCGTACTGGCCCTAGTGCTGGCTGCGCTCTGCCTCAGCGACG GAAAACCCGTCAGCCTGAGCTACAGATGTCCATGCCGATTCTTCGAAAGCCATGTTGCCAGAGTCAATGTCAGGCATCTCAAAATCCTCAACACTCCGAATTGCTCTCTCCAGATTGT TGCAAGACTGAAGAGCAACAACAGACAAGTGTGCATTGACCCGAAATTAAAGTGGATTCAGGAATACCTGGAGAAAGCTTTAAACAA GGGGCGCAGAGaagaaaaagtggggaaaaaagaaaagataggaaaaaagaagagacagaagaagagaaaggctgctcagaaaaggaaaaactag
- the Cxcl12 gene encoding stromal cell-derived factor 1 isoform X2, producing the protein MDTKVVVVLALVLAALCLSDGKPVSLSYRCPCRFFESHVARVNVRHLKILNTPNCSLQIVARLKSNNRQVCIDPKLKWIQEYLEKALNKRFKM; encoded by the exons ATGGACACCAAGGTCGTCGTCGTACTGGCCCTAGTGCTGGCTGCGCTCTGCCTCAGCGACG GAAAACCCGTCAGCCTGAGCTACAGATGTCCATGCCGATTCTTCGAAAGCCATGTTGCCAGAGTCAATGTCAGGCATCTCAAAATCCTCAACACTCCGAATTGCTCTCTCCAGATTGT TGCAAGACTGAAGAGCAACAACAGACAAGTGTGCATTGACCCGAAATTAAAGTGGATTCAGGAATACCTGGAGAAAGCTTTAAACAA GAGGTTCAAGATGTGA
- the Cxcl12 gene encoding stromal cell-derived factor 1 isoform X3: MDTKVVVVLALVLAALCLSDGKPVSLSYRCPCRFFESHVARVNVRHLKILNTPNCSLQIVARLKSNNRQVCIDPKLKWIQEYLEKALNKGF; this comes from the exons ATGGACACCAAGGTCGTCGTCGTACTGGCCCTAGTGCTGGCTGCGCTCTGCCTCAGCGACG GAAAACCCGTCAGCCTGAGCTACAGATGTCCATGCCGATTCTTCGAAAGCCATGTTGCCAGAGTCAATGTCAGGCATCTCAAAATCCTCAACACTCCGAATTGCTCTCTCCAGATTGT TGCAAGACTGAAGAGCAACAACAGACAAGTGTGCATTGACCCGAAATTAAAGTGGATTCAGGAATACCTGGAGAAAGCTTTAAACAA AGGCTTCTGA